A stretch of Myxococcus hansupus DNA encodes these proteins:
- a CDS encoding DUF4091 domain-containing protein produces MAAGWAWAVVAAAMSATQQEPQVLSPLVKVRPGDAVKGRKDARLSLARGECEAVQVALPGKVEHPSVEPLTLKGPGAAMKASVWREAFIDVKTPSNGQGHKGPWPDALVPVNAPGHDPKLPTVFYVEVCAPEKQEPGTYRGQLRVKAGSGKPVPVAFTAEVQPFALPATSSLPNSFGISMYSIARGHGLDPESAQARELLRDYGRALLEHRVSAHGMSMNPPPVRFEKGRAVVDWSAYDAEMAPFLDGTLLSSGARFTSSDVRDNKQAKTDAEKTAYYRAFAEHYRQKGWPAQLFFYAKDEPKPEDVPLVKAQSTRVRAAGGIPVLVTSPLDDALNSSADILTPTLNCFYPRPGPQTCPTVLEATALRKRLSGNTRVWWYQSCNSHGCTGGPPDDKKVDAAYSGWASYMVDHSGPLNRAMGVLAFSSGVDGELYFDTVFAYNTKKDPWKDVFEFGGNGDGTLFYPGTPNRVGPSGHQPVLTLRLKHIRDGLEDYEYLRLLSELGDAAFARSAARRLARTGWDITSDAGEWEAVRQEVTARLRKRWAESEYAKGPGRQTPQSTP; encoded by the coding sequence ATGGCGGCAGGATGGGCGTGGGCGGTGGTGGCGGCGGCGATGTCCGCGACGCAGCAGGAACCTCAGGTGTTGTCGCCCCTGGTGAAGGTCCGGCCGGGCGACGCCGTGAAGGGACGCAAGGACGCCCGGCTGAGTCTGGCCCGGGGTGAGTGCGAGGCCGTGCAGGTGGCGCTGCCCGGCAAGGTGGAGCACCCCAGCGTGGAGCCGTTGACGCTGAAGGGGCCCGGCGCCGCGATGAAGGCCTCCGTGTGGCGCGAGGCCTTCATCGACGTGAAGACGCCGTCCAACGGACAGGGGCACAAGGGCCCGTGGCCAGACGCGCTGGTCCCCGTGAATGCGCCGGGGCACGACCCGAAGCTGCCCACCGTCTTCTACGTGGAGGTCTGCGCGCCGGAGAAGCAGGAGCCGGGCACGTACCGCGGCCAGTTGCGGGTGAAGGCGGGGAGCGGCAAGCCCGTGCCGGTGGCCTTCACCGCGGAGGTGCAGCCCTTCGCGCTGCCCGCGACGTCCTCGCTGCCCAACAGCTTCGGCATCTCCATGTACAGCATCGCCCGGGGCCACGGATTGGACCCGGAGTCCGCCCAGGCCCGCGAGCTGCTGCGCGACTACGGGCGCGCGCTGCTGGAGCACCGGGTGAGCGCCCACGGCATGAGCATGAACCCGCCCCCGGTGCGCTTCGAGAAGGGCCGCGCGGTGGTGGACTGGAGCGCCTACGACGCGGAGATGGCGCCCTTCCTGGACGGCACCCTGCTGTCCTCCGGCGCGCGCTTCACCAGCTCCGACGTGCGCGACAACAAGCAGGCGAAGACGGACGCGGAGAAGACGGCGTACTACCGCGCCTTCGCCGAGCACTACCGGCAGAAGGGCTGGCCCGCGCAGCTCTTCTTCTACGCCAAGGACGAGCCCAAGCCGGAGGACGTGCCGCTGGTGAAGGCCCAGTCCACGCGGGTGCGCGCGGCGGGCGGGATTCCGGTGCTCGTCACCAGTCCGCTGGATGACGCGCTGAACAGCTCGGCGGACATCCTCACGCCCACCCTCAACTGCTTCTATCCCCGGCCGGGGCCGCAGACGTGCCCCACCGTGCTGGAGGCCACCGCGCTGCGCAAGCGGCTGTCGGGGAACACCCGGGTGTGGTGGTACCAGAGCTGCAATTCGCACGGCTGCACGGGCGGGCCGCCGGACGACAAGAAGGTGGACGCGGCGTACAGCGGCTGGGCCTCGTACATGGTGGACCACTCCGGGCCGCTCAACCGCGCCATGGGCGTGCTGGCGTTCTCCTCCGGCGTGGACGGCGAGCTCTATTTCGACACCGTGTTCGCCTACAACACGAAGAAGGACCCCTGGAAGGACGTCTTCGAGTTCGGCGGCAACGGCGACGGCACCCTCTTCTATCCGGGCACGCCGAACCGGGTGGGTCCATCCGGCCACCAGCCCGTGCTCACGTTGCGGCTGAAGCACATCCGGGACGGACTGGAGGACTACGAGTACCTCCGGCTGCTCTCCGAGCTGGGTGACGCCGCGTTCGCCCGTTCGGCCGCGCGTCGGCTGGCACGCACCGGTTGGGACATCACCTCGGATGCGGGAGAATGGGAGGCGGTCCGACAGGAAGTCACCGCCCGGCTCCGCAAGCGTTGGGCGGAATCCGAATATGCGAAGGGCCCGGGCCGTCAGACGCCACAGAGCACCCCGTAG
- a CDS encoding DUF3108 domain-containing protein: MSSMRTLLAAVLSLSTASAWAQIPDTDADTQESTKAEAETAEAPLTVEACASALPSLRTPLAFMPGEVLEFDLDAMGAQAGTMTMRVHKQKDGHLPIQVEAQTNSFFSKVRRVRGSATAYLHPRTLRPKRYIEDTMENEQRRKVEVAFGQKERTVKVDYQFGQRPKGQFNYTFDKDGLDVAGAIYLLRQLPLKEDLQVCFDVYGVRRMWRMQGTVVKKETVTTPLGQFNAWHMQGVAVRLDRPKQRREVHVWISDDARRLPLAAVGTIDLGAVRATLTSVSRPGEKPQKSEGQESMKW, from the coding sequence ATGAGCTCCATGCGCACCCTCCTCGCGGCCGTGTTGTCTCTGTCCACCGCCAGCGCCTGGGCCCAGATTCCAGACACGGATGCGGACACGCAGGAGTCCACGAAGGCGGAGGCGGAGACGGCCGAGGCGCCCCTCACCGTCGAGGCTTGCGCCTCCGCCCTGCCCTCGCTGCGCACGCCCCTGGCGTTCATGCCCGGCGAGGTCCTGGAGTTCGACCTCGACGCCATGGGCGCGCAGGCCGGCACCATGACGATGCGCGTCCACAAGCAGAAGGACGGGCACCTGCCCATCCAGGTGGAGGCGCAGACGAACTCCTTCTTCTCCAAGGTGCGGCGGGTGCGCGGCAGCGCCACCGCGTACCTCCACCCGCGCACGCTGCGCCCCAAGCGCTACATCGAAGACACGATGGAGAACGAACAGCGCCGCAAGGTGGAGGTCGCGTTCGGCCAGAAGGAGCGCACCGTCAAGGTGGACTACCAGTTCGGCCAGCGGCCCAAGGGCCAGTTCAACTACACCTTCGACAAGGACGGCCTCGACGTGGCCGGCGCCATCTACCTGCTGCGCCAGCTCCCGCTCAAGGAGGACCTCCAGGTCTGCTTCGACGTGTACGGCGTGCGCCGCATGTGGCGCATGCAGGGCACCGTGGTGAAGAAGGAAACGGTGACGACGCCGCTGGGCCAGTTCAACGCCTGGCACATGCAAGGCGTCGCCGTGCGCCTGGACCGGCCCAAGCAACGGCGCGAGGTGCACGTCTGGATTTCCGACGACGCGCGCCGCCTGCCCCTGGCCGCCGTGGGCACCATCGACCTGGGCGCCGTGCGCGCCACCCTCACCTCCGTCTCGCGCCCCGGCGAGAAGCCGCAGAAGAGCGAAGGCCAGGAATCGATGAAGTGGTGA
- a CDS encoding imelysin family protein gives MPRFTIPLRRLLLPALMSGALLANACGSTDDCCDVGPNTALEQSLIINFTDTVVLPTYQRLATRLTELDASVQALRNAPTQANLDAARAAWFAARIPWEQSEGFLFGPVDSFGYDPALDSWPVNRTDLDAVLASGDALTSTYVRNLQETQKGFHTAEYLLFGDGGTKRPADFNARQFEYLTAITAELKSVGDSLAGAWTQTTDGRPPYRDTLTTAGQVGNAAYPSLQSAAQEMVGGIINILDEVANGKIADPYDAKDPDLVESQFAYNSLSDFTNNLRSVENVYLGRLDGTQAQGQTLRDVVGVDSELDVRIRAEIAQSISALAAIPEPFRESIRDPASARNIEAAQAAINALKNTFESQVMPRVNR, from the coding sequence ATGCCCCGCTTCACGATCCCCTTGCGCCGTCTGCTGCTTCCCGCCCTGATGTCCGGAGCCCTGCTGGCCAACGCCTGCGGCAGCACGGACGACTGCTGTGACGTGGGCCCGAACACGGCGCTCGAGCAGTCGCTCATCATCAACTTCACGGACACCGTGGTGCTGCCCACGTACCAGCGGCTGGCCACGCGGCTGACGGAGTTGGACGCGTCGGTCCAGGCGCTGCGCAACGCCCCCACCCAGGCGAACCTGGATGCGGCGCGTGCCGCGTGGTTCGCCGCGCGCATCCCGTGGGAGCAGAGCGAGGGCTTCCTCTTCGGCCCCGTGGACAGCTTCGGGTATGACCCGGCGCTGGATAGCTGGCCGGTGAACCGCACGGACCTGGACGCCGTGCTGGCCAGCGGCGACGCGCTGACGTCCACCTACGTGCGCAACCTCCAGGAGACGCAGAAGGGCTTCCACACGGCGGAGTACCTCCTCTTCGGAGACGGCGGCACGAAGCGGCCCGCGGACTTCAACGCGCGGCAGTTCGAGTACCTCACCGCCATCACCGCCGAGCTGAAGTCGGTGGGTGATTCGCTCGCTGGCGCGTGGACGCAGACGACGGACGGCCGTCCGCCGTACCGCGACACGCTGACCACCGCGGGTCAGGTGGGCAACGCGGCCTACCCCTCGCTCCAGTCCGCGGCGCAGGAGATGGTGGGCGGCATCATCAACATCCTCGACGAGGTGGCCAACGGGAAGATCGCCGACCCGTACGACGCGAAGGACCCGGACCTGGTGGAGAGCCAGTTCGCGTACAACTCGCTGAGCGACTTCACCAACAACCTGCGCAGCGTGGAGAACGTGTACCTGGGCCGCCTGGACGGCACGCAGGCCCAGGGACAGACGCTGCGGGACGTGGTGGGCGTGGACTCGGAGCTGGACGTCAGGATTCGCGCGGAGATTGCCCAGTCCATCAGCGCACTCGCGGCGATTCCCGAGCCGTTCCGTGAGTCCATCCGCGACCCGGCCTCCGCGCGGAACATCGAAGCCGCCCAGGCGGCCATCAACGCGCTCAAGAACACGTTCGAGTCGCAGGTGATGCCGCGGGTCAACCGCTGA
- a CDS encoding di-heme oxidoredictase family protein, with protein MRRTWWMAILALGTVGCGETAPGLPSAPPRAGGDTTIDNRTSLAFAQPAPNLSAEHDALHRAGDAAFAAVFVPAPSRVNPGLGPVFNNTSCNGCHLRNGRGMPVMGPGPQRTQLLVRVSLPQGVPEHPLGAVPVPGLGLQVQDQSNYGVLPEASVTLEWVESPGRYVDGTAYSLRSPRVHIHPSDGSTPPPDMLVSLRLPPPVFGLGLLEAVPLSTLQALADPDDRDGDGISGRMNDVWDVALRAPAPGRFGWKANSPDLFQQSAEAYVNDMGITNPLFLEPDGTHELSRELLDAAVFYSQSLGVPARASLEDAEVLRGEARFRSLGCGQCHRETLETGAHPVAEVSHQRIHPYSDLLLHDMGEGLADGRPDGAATGTEWRTPPLWGLGLTQTVLPYASYLHDGRARTLEEAILWHGGEAELAREGFRGLGASERAELVKFLGSL; from the coding sequence ATGCGACGAACGTGGTGGATGGCCATCCTGGCCTTGGGCACCGTGGGCTGCGGTGAAACGGCTCCCGGACTGCCGTCTGCTCCGCCCAGGGCGGGCGGCGATACGACCATCGACAACCGCACGTCGCTCGCCTTCGCCCAACCCGCGCCGAACCTGTCCGCGGAGCACGATGCGCTGCACCGCGCGGGCGACGCGGCCTTCGCCGCCGTGTTCGTCCCCGCGCCCTCGCGCGTCAATCCGGGCCTGGGGCCCGTCTTCAACAACACGTCCTGCAACGGCTGCCACCTGCGCAACGGACGCGGCATGCCCGTCATGGGGCCAGGGCCGCAGCGCACGCAACTGCTGGTGCGGGTGAGCCTGCCCCAGGGCGTGCCCGAGCACCCGCTCGGCGCCGTCCCCGTGCCAGGCCTGGGGCTCCAGGTGCAGGACCAGTCGAACTACGGCGTCCTCCCGGAGGCGTCCGTCACGCTGGAGTGGGTGGAGTCGCCGGGGCGGTACGTGGATGGGACGGCGTACTCGCTGCGCTCGCCGCGGGTGCACATCCATCCCTCGGATGGTTCGACCCCGCCGCCGGACATGTTGGTGTCACTGCGGCTGCCGCCGCCGGTGTTCGGCCTGGGCCTGTTGGAGGCCGTGCCGCTGTCCACGTTGCAAGCGCTGGCGGACCCCGACGACCGGGATGGCGACGGCATCTCCGGGCGGATGAACGACGTCTGGGACGTGGCGCTGCGCGCTCCGGCACCGGGACGCTTTGGCTGGAAGGCGAACAGCCCGGATCTGTTCCAGCAGTCCGCCGAGGCGTACGTCAACGACATGGGGATTACGAATCCCCTCTTCCTGGAACCGGACGGCACGCACGAGCTGTCACGGGAGTTGTTGGACGCGGCCGTCTTCTATTCGCAGTCGCTGGGAGTGCCAGCACGGGCCTCGCTGGAGGACGCGGAGGTGCTTCGCGGCGAGGCGCGGTTCCGGTCGCTCGGGTGTGGGCAGTGCCACCGCGAGACGCTGGAGACGGGCGCGCATCCGGTGGCGGAGGTCTCGCATCAGCGCATTCATCCGTACTCGGACCTGTTGCTGCATGACATGGGCGAGGGCCTGGCGGATGGACGTCCGGATGGCGCGGCCACGGGCACGGAGTGGCGCACGCCGCCCCTCTGGGGGCTGGGTTTGACGCAGACCGTGCTGCCCTACGCGAGCTACCTGCATGACGGCCGGGCTCGCACGCTGGAGGAGGCCATCCTCTGGCATGGCGGAGAGGCCGAGCTCGCGCGCGAGGGCTTCCGCGGACTGGGGGCGTCGGAGCGCGCGGAGCTGGTGAAGTTCCTGGGCTCACTCTGA
- a CDS encoding DUF507 family protein produces MRLYPKVIPIISREAIQQLMQDGDIEVEPMRVADAEMDLSAIMREYLANEERVNQATREALERRGYDYSKFNQVKREMADVRGFKMGDEGIEYVINQMIEFLLISRNVEEVYSADNGLRQKIFAVMKRHLDVDDEIDKEARSRLKHLQEGTSAFDIEYNKTVEQIRRARGLI; encoded by the coding sequence ATGAGGCTGTATCCGAAGGTGATCCCGATCATCTCGCGCGAGGCCATTCAGCAGCTCATGCAGGACGGGGACATCGAGGTGGAGCCGATGCGCGTGGCCGACGCCGAGATGGACCTGTCGGCCATCATGCGTGAGTACCTCGCGAACGAGGAGCGTGTGAACCAGGCGACGCGTGAGGCGCTGGAGCGTCGCGGTTACGACTATTCCAAGTTCAACCAGGTGAAGCGCGAGATGGCGGACGTCCGCGGCTTCAAGATGGGCGACGAGGGCATCGAATACGTCATCAACCAGATGATTGAATTCCTGCTCATCAGCCGGAACGTCGAAGAGGTGTACTCGGCGGATAACGGCCTGCGTCAGAAGATCTTCGCCGTCATGAAGCGTCACCTCGACGTGGACGACGAGATCGACAAGGAGGCCCGCTCCCGCCTGAAGCACCTGCAGGAGGGCACCAGCGCCTTCGACATCGAGTACAACAAGACGGTCGAGCAGATTCGTCGGGCGCGCGGCCTCATCTAG